From one Micromonospora siamensis genomic stretch:
- a CDS encoding GNAT family N-acetyltransferase encodes MFSIALTEGAELRPLEPWQAEEYLAHMDRARAAVDPWIPWASRATDVESARAILQRFADLAARDAGRLYGIWLDGTLVGGTMFVSFDAAAGTCELGCWLEPAGQGRGLITRAAGHLVDWAVRVRGIHRVEWHCRPENVASSNVARRLGMRRDGVLREEFLHQGVRHDTEVWSLLAREWTDR; translated from the coding sequence ATGTTCTCGATCGCACTAACCGAGGGCGCCGAGTTGCGCCCGCTGGAGCCGTGGCAGGCCGAGGAGTACCTCGCCCACATGGACCGGGCCCGCGCCGCCGTCGACCCGTGGATCCCGTGGGCCAGCCGGGCCACGGACGTGGAGTCGGCGCGAGCCATCCTCCAGCGCTTCGCCGACCTGGCCGCCCGGGACGCCGGCCGGCTCTACGGCATCTGGCTCGACGGCACCCTGGTCGGCGGCACGATGTTCGTCTCCTTCGACGCCGCCGCCGGCACCTGTGAGCTGGGCTGCTGGCTGGAGCCGGCCGGGCAGGGCCGCGGCCTGATCACCCGGGCGGCCGGGCACCTGGTCGACTGGGCGGTGCGGGTGCGCGGCATTCACCGTGTCGAGTGGCACTGCCGCCCGGAGAACGTCGCCAGCAGCAACGTGGCGCGGCGGCTGGGCATGCGGCGCGACGGCGTGCTCCGCGAGGAGTTTCTCCACCAGGGCGTACGCCATGACACGGAGGTGTGGTCGCTGCTGGCGCGGGAGTGGACGGACCGCTGA
- a CDS encoding PH domain-containing protein, giving the protein MIDFSNGSVFKLHPASADELGPLVAPLLIPQERVVSCFKAARDFVVFTDKRLIAVNVQGITGKKRDFTSLPYSRIQAFSVETAGTFDLDAELDLWFSGLGKVRLEFKGSSDIRQLGQLVASYVL; this is encoded by the coding sequence ATGATCGACTTCTCCAACGGCTCAGTGTTCAAGCTTCACCCGGCCAGCGCCGACGAACTCGGCCCCTTGGTCGCGCCGCTCCTGATCCCCCAGGAACGGGTGGTCTCGTGCTTCAAGGCCGCGCGCGATTTCGTCGTCTTCACCGACAAGCGGCTGATCGCGGTGAACGTCCAGGGGATCACGGGCAAGAAGCGGGACTTCACTTCCCTGCCCTACAGCCGGATCCAGGCGTTCTCCGTCGAGACCGCCGGCACCTTCGACCTCGACGCTGAACTCGACCTCTGGTTCAGCGGTCTGGGCAAGGTACGCCTCGAGTTCAAGGGCAGCTCGGACATCCGACAGCTCGGCCAGCTTGTCGCCTCGTACGTCCTGTGA
- a CDS encoding DUF2231 domain-containing protein, producing MESRLKVLGHPVHPMLVMFPVALLVTGTIFDIIDIAGGPDFLAEVAYWNITVGLIGGLLAAVAGAFDLLAIPAGTRAKRVGVTHAGANLAVILLFAAVWAVRLNADSRAAGGALVAIEVVGLALLGVSSWLGGELVDRLGVGVDRDAHLDAPSSLRPTAAGQQRMGDRR from the coding sequence ATGGAGAGCCGACTCAAGGTACTGGGCCACCCCGTGCACCCCATGCTGGTGATGTTCCCGGTCGCCCTCCTGGTGACCGGCACCATCTTCGACATCATCGACATCGCCGGCGGTCCCGACTTCCTCGCCGAGGTGGCGTACTGGAACATCACCGTCGGTCTGATCGGTGGCCTGCTCGCCGCGGTGGCCGGCGCGTTCGACCTGCTCGCCATCCCGGCCGGCACCCGCGCCAAGCGGGTCGGGGTCACCCACGCCGGAGCCAACCTCGCGGTGATCCTGCTCTTCGCCGCCGTCTGGGCGGTCCGGCTCAACGCCGACTCCCGGGCCGCCGGAGGCGCGTTGGTCGCCATCGAGGTGGTCGGCCTGGCGCTGCTCGGCGTCAGCTCCTGGCTCGGCGGGGAACTGGTCGACCGGCTCGGGGTGGGCGTGGACCGCGACGCGCACCTGGACGCGCCCAGCTCACTGCGGCCGACGGCCGCCGGACAGCAGCGGATGGGAGACAGGCGATGA
- a CDS encoding SAP domain-containing protein yields MATKSGSTGTKNPPGNQTPNTPDIDESEIAKLKVDELRERLRSRGVSGTRDMHHDDLVKTLVKSLKDEHSGKGGAKSPGSAKSSGSAKSSGSAKSSGSAKSSGSAKSSGGSTPTGGGARTGSHTSSSVKYSQEITSIDDQPERPGRSLVTTDHDVIRQWAEARKGVPCTVEGSEHDGHVGVLRLDFPAGGRESRLTEISWDEWFRAFDARRLNFIFQEERSDGRQSNFFRLESPDREDG; encoded by the coding sequence ATGGCGACGAAGAGCGGCTCGACCGGGACGAAGAACCCGCCCGGCAACCAGACGCCGAACACCCCGGACATCGACGAGAGCGAGATCGCCAAGCTGAAGGTCGACGAGCTCCGGGAGCGGCTGCGCAGCCGTGGCGTCTCCGGCACCCGCGACATGCACCACGACGACCTGGTGAAGACGCTGGTCAAGAGCCTCAAGGACGAGCACTCCGGCAAGGGCGGCGCGAAGTCCCCCGGCAGCGCGAAGTCGTCCGGCAGCGCGAAGTCGTCCGGCAGCGCGAAGTCGTCCGGCAGCGCGAAGTCGTCCGGCAGCGCGAAGTCGTCCGGCGGCTCGACGCCCACCGGCGGCGGCGCGCGTACCGGGTCGCACACCTCCAGCTCGGTGAAGTACTCGCAGGAGATCACCTCCATCGACGACCAGCCGGAACGTCCCGGCCGCAGCCTGGTCACCACCGATCACGACGTGATCCGGCAGTGGGCCGAGGCGCGCAAGGGCGTGCCGTGCACGGTGGAGGGCAGCGAGCACGACGGGCACGTCGGCGTCCTGCGCCTCGACTTCCCGGCGGGCGGCCGGGAGAGCCGGCTCACCGAGATCAGCTGGGACGAGTGGTTCCGCGCCTTCGACGCGCGCCGGCTGAACTTCATCTTCCAGGAGGAGCGCTCCGACGGGCGACAGAGCAACTTCTTCCGGCTGGAGAGCCCGGACCGCGAGGACGGCTGA
- a CDS encoding SRPBCC family protein: protein MPEILHRVGATATPEKVYDALTTRDGLAAWWTTDTTGDVAVGGTIQFRFGEPGGFDMKVLDQRPNERVEWEVTDGPAEWIGTRVIFDLKRAGDWTIVLFRHEGWAEPVEFMYHCSTKWATFLVSLKQLMETGIGAPHPHDVRISDWH from the coding sequence ATGCCTGAGATCCTGCACCGCGTCGGCGCCACCGCTACTCCGGAGAAGGTGTACGACGCACTGACCACCCGGGACGGTCTGGCCGCCTGGTGGACCACCGACACCACGGGGGACGTCGCCGTCGGCGGCACCATCCAGTTCCGCTTCGGCGAGCCGGGCGGATTCGACATGAAGGTGCTCGACCAGCGGCCGAACGAGCGGGTCGAGTGGGAGGTCACCGACGGGCCGGCCGAGTGGATCGGCACCCGGGTGATCTTCGACCTGAAGCGGGCCGGTGACTGGACGATCGTGCTGTTCCGGCACGAGGGCTGGGCCGAGCCGGTCGAGTTCATGTACCACTGCAGCACCAAGTGGGCCACGTTCCTGGTGAGCCTGAAGCAGCTGATGGAGACCGGCATCGGTGCTCCGCACCCGCACGACGTCCGGATCAGCGACTGGCACTGA
- a CDS encoding Hsp20/alpha crystallin family protein, which yields MTEQGGAGFGRGWRGRQQGWDPMGELQSLRSELSRLVGGRGGGASPDVELAETTDGWEVLVRLPGVAPEEVAVELDDRELCVRARSEAEVNADQGIPGGFETRGFEYRVDLPSRVDPDAIDAVMDHGLLRVHLPRAKRPAPRTITVGRTGPRTSRAVSHADPAADRELHHPDTTVGEIDRP from the coding sequence ATGACCGAACAGGGCGGTGCCGGGTTCGGCCGCGGGTGGCGGGGCCGGCAGCAGGGTTGGGACCCGATGGGCGAGTTGCAGTCGCTGCGCTCCGAGCTGAGCCGCCTGGTCGGCGGGCGCGGCGGCGGAGCTTCGCCGGACGTCGAGCTGGCCGAGACCACGGACGGCTGGGAGGTGCTGGTCCGGCTGCCCGGGGTGGCGCCGGAGGAGGTCGCCGTCGAGCTCGACGACCGGGAGCTGTGCGTACGGGCCCGCTCCGAGGCGGAGGTCAACGCCGACCAGGGCATCCCCGGCGGCTTCGAGACCCGGGGCTTCGAGTACCGGGTGGACCTGCCGTCCCGGGTCGACCCCGACGCCATCGACGCGGTGATGGACCACGGCCTGCTCCGGGTGCACCTGCCCCGCGCGAAGCGTCCCGCCCCCCGCACCATCACCGTCGGCCGCACCGGCCCGCGTACGAGCCGGGCCGTCTCCCACGCCGACCCGGCCGCCGACCGGGAGCTGCACCACCCCGACACCACCGTCGGCGAGATCGACCGGCCCTGA
- a CDS encoding S8 family serine peptidase yields the protein MALRRSAVAALALAVTGTIVPSVAAAQAAPSPDHPQLKNMQIPRPERAAAADKPEFDPHTVLVKFKSGTSKSAKDRAVSRRSARVAAKVEGTEYVKVRTDGSAQDLLTTLRKDPAVVKATLDYRRYATTTPNDPAYVYGDQGYLNTVRMADAWSISQGTTSQVIAVLDTGVMTTHEDLLGRVVSGWNAISPGSSWSDNNGHGTEVAGIAGAATNNGIGIAGTAWSSKIMPVKVLDADGGGTDSTIAAGINWATAHGAKIINLSLGGTEDNPVLHDAIKAATAKGVLVVAAAGNDGDDTPQYPAAYPEVLAVGATDGRGRITDFSSSGDWVDVAAPGFHLTSTAWHPAHPTENDWYVIGDSQGGASGTSFSAPMVAGIAALVRTRNPKMTPAQVLARIKATARDAGPRGIDPYYGAGIVDANNAVGGRWAAEFPQLTIGDSNETPARATVLPNYGTSTNASIGVEGDLDWYRIDGAPGQRWRVQVAPPAYNSVAPQSTDPVVALYDADLKLIDEVDAYGPGATEQVVGTPGTGTFYIRVRNYNGARDAANYILSTFPDGTATPSTPGAQEWVRNVTPTPYINSQSLATRPTVTFARNVDPASVTTGTVKLVNGRTGATVAGTPTLSGSTVTFTPAAPLLDYTPYRIVVDGVRDTAGNTQATPYSSVFRTVDTVPGKVGSLTAKGVYRGVNLSWTLPNITDLDHVVVRMSPGPSAPAGPTYGTGLYAPNNTAAAVANLVPGQTYAFGIWVVDRSGKVSGVAGIRAVGTATSISSNTTSIAYGGTVTVTGKVTRVDTGAGIAGAKAELHARRKGTTTFVVVGTATSAADGTLSFAHKPSGALEYKWVYRGGNGLIGAASGLRGVWVATTVSATLSATSIPLGGSVSLTGKVAPSHAGQAVYLQRSVNGAWHDVIGAKLSVTSAYSFAIKPTAKGTYTYRVRKPGDTDHAIGYSSPVSFKVY from the coding sequence TTGGCTCTCCGCCGTTCGGCGGTGGCCGCGCTCGCCCTGGCCGTCACCGGGACCATCGTCCCCTCGGTGGCCGCCGCCCAGGCCGCGCCGTCGCCCGACCACCCGCAGCTCAAGAACATGCAGATCCCGCGGCCGGAGCGTGCCGCCGCGGCTGACAAGCCCGAGTTCGACCCGCACACCGTGCTGGTCAAGTTCAAGTCGGGCACCAGCAAGTCCGCCAAGGACCGGGCGGTGTCCCGGCGCAGCGCGCGCGTCGCGGCCAAGGTGGAGGGCACCGAGTACGTCAAGGTGCGCACCGACGGCTCGGCGCAGGATCTGCTGACCACGCTCCGCAAGGACCCTGCGGTCGTGAAGGCGACCTTGGACTACCGGCGGTACGCCACCACCACGCCGAACGACCCGGCCTACGTCTACGGTGACCAGGGCTACCTGAACACCGTACGGATGGCGGATGCCTGGAGCATCTCCCAGGGCACGACCTCCCAGGTCATCGCGGTGCTCGACACCGGTGTGATGACCACCCACGAGGACCTGCTCGGTCGGGTGGTGAGTGGATGGAACGCCATCTCGCCGGGCTCCTCGTGGAGCGACAACAACGGCCACGGCACCGAGGTGGCGGGCATCGCCGGCGCGGCGACCAACAACGGCATCGGCATCGCCGGCACCGCCTGGTCGAGCAAGATCATGCCGGTGAAGGTGCTGGACGCCGACGGCGGCGGCACCGACTCGACCATCGCCGCAGGCATCAACTGGGCGACCGCCCACGGCGCGAAGATCATCAACCTGTCGCTGGGCGGCACCGAGGACAACCCGGTGCTGCACGACGCGATCAAGGCCGCCACCGCCAAGGGCGTCCTGGTGGTGGCGGCAGCCGGCAACGACGGCGACGACACCCCGCAGTACCCGGCGGCGTACCCGGAGGTCCTCGCGGTCGGTGCCACCGACGGTCGCGGCCGGATCACCGACTTCAGCAGCAGCGGCGACTGGGTGGACGTGGCGGCCCCGGGCTTCCACCTCACCAGCACCGCCTGGCACCCGGCCCACCCGACCGAGAACGACTGGTACGTCATCGGCGACAGCCAGGGCGGGGCCAGCGGCACGTCGTTCTCCGCCCCGATGGTCGCCGGCATCGCCGCGCTGGTGCGTACCCGGAACCCGAAGATGACCCCGGCCCAGGTGCTGGCCCGGATCAAGGCCACGGCTCGGGACGCCGGCCCGCGCGGCATCGACCCGTACTACGGCGCGGGCATCGTCGATGCCAACAACGCGGTCGGCGGCCGGTGGGCGGCCGAGTTCCCCCAACTCACCATCGGCGACTCCAACGAGACCCCGGCTCGGGCCACCGTTCTGCCCAACTACGGGACCTCCACCAACGCGAGCATCGGTGTCGAGGGTGACCTGGACTGGTACCGCATCGACGGTGCTCCCGGTCAGCGGTGGCGGGTGCAGGTCGCCCCGCCGGCCTACAACTCGGTGGCCCCGCAGAGCACCGACCCGGTGGTGGCGCTCTACGACGCCGACCTGAAGCTGATCGACGAGGTCGACGCGTACGGCCCGGGCGCCACCGAGCAGGTCGTCGGCACGCCCGGCACGGGCACCTTCTACATCCGGGTGCGCAACTACAACGGTGCCCGCGACGCGGCGAACTACATCCTCTCCACCTTCCCGGACGGCACCGCCACGCCGTCCACGCCCGGCGCGCAGGAGTGGGTGCGCAACGTGACGCCCACGCCGTACATCAACAGCCAGTCCCTGGCCACCCGGCCGACGGTGACGTTCGCCCGGAACGTGGACCCGGCGTCGGTGACCACCGGCACGGTGAAGCTGGTCAACGGGCGTACCGGTGCGACGGTGGCGGGCACGCCGACGCTGAGCGGGTCCACCGTGACCTTCACGCCGGCTGCCCCGCTGCTGGACTACACTCCGTACCGGATCGTGGTCGACGGCGTCCGGGACACCGCCGGCAACACCCAGGCGACGCCGTACTCCAGCGTCTTCCGGACCGTCGACACCGTGCCCGGCAAGGTCGGCTCGCTGACCGCCAAGGGCGTCTACCGGGGTGTCAACCTCAGCTGGACGCTGCCGAACATCACCGACCTGGACCACGTCGTCGTCCGGATGTCCCCCGGCCCGTCGGCGCCGGCCGGACCCACGTACGGCACCGGGTTGTACGCCCCCAACAACACGGCCGCCGCCGTCGCCAACCTGGTCCCGGGCCAGACCTACGCGTTCGGCATCTGGGTGGTGGACCGCTCCGGCAAGGTCAGCGGCGTCGCCGGCATCCGCGCCGTCGGCACCGCGACCAGCATCTCCAGCAACACCACCTCGATCGCGTACGGCGGCACGGTGACCGTGACCGGCAAGGTGACCCGCGTGGACACCGGCGCCGGCATCGCGGGCGCCAAGGCGGAGCTGCACGCCCGCCGCAAGGGCACCACCACGTTCGTGGTGGTCGGCACGGCCACCTCCGCCGCCGACGGCACCCTGTCGTTCGCGCACAAGCCGTCGGGGGCGCTGGAGTACAAGTGGGTCTACCGGGGCGGTAACGGCCTGATCGGGGCGGCCAGCGGCCTGCGCGGCGTCTGGGTCGCCACCACGGTGTCGGCGACGCTGTCGGCGACGTCGATCCCGCTGGGCGGCTCGGTGTCGCTGACCGGCAAGGTCGCCCCCAGCCACGCCGGCCAGGCGGTCTACCTGCAGCGGTCGGTCAACGGGGCGTGGCACGACGTGATCGGGGCGAAGCTCTCGGTGACCAGCGCGTACTCGTTCGCCATCAAGCCGACCGCGAAGGGCACCTACACCTACCGGGTGCGCAAGCCGGGTGACACCGACCACGCGATCGGCTACAGCTCGCCGGTCAGCTTCAAGGTGTACTGA
- a CDS encoding pyridoxamine 5'-phosphate oxidase family protein, with protein sequence MTEEIGSHEELRELLGAPMPRTVAKDRAVLHERDRQWLAASPFCLVATAGADGSCDVSPKGDPAGFVHVLDDTTIAIPERPGNRRADGYRNILDNPHVGLIFLIPGRTDTLRINGRARLLRDAPWFDRMVVKGHRPVLAVEVTVEQIFYHCAKAFLRSELWRPETWQPDVLPTRAKLIKEVEAPADTLADLERHYGPGYLSTLYG encoded by the coding sequence GTGACGGAAGAGATCGGGTCGCACGAGGAGCTGCGCGAGCTGTTGGGGGCCCCGATGCCCCGAACGGTGGCCAAGGACCGGGCGGTCCTGCACGAGCGGGACCGGCAGTGGCTGGCCGCGTCGCCGTTCTGCCTGGTCGCCACGGCGGGCGCGGACGGCAGCTGCGACGTCTCCCCCAAGGGCGACCCGGCCGGCTTCGTCCACGTGCTGGACGACACCACCATCGCCATCCCGGAGCGGCCGGGCAACCGGCGCGCGGACGGCTACCGCAACATCCTCGACAACCCGCACGTCGGGCTGATCTTCCTGATCCCCGGGCGCACCGACACGCTGCGGATCAACGGCCGGGCCCGGCTGCTGCGCGACGCGCCCTGGTTCGACCGGATGGTCGTCAAGGGACACCGCCCGGTGCTGGCCGTCGAGGTCACCGTCGAGCAGATCTTCTACCACTGCGCGAAGGCGTTCCTCCGCTCCGAGCTGTGGCGGCCGGAGACCTGGCAGCCGGACGTGCTGCCGACCCGGGCGAAGCTGATCAAGGAGGTGGAGGCGCCCGCCGACACCCTCGCCGACCTGGAACGGCACTACGGGCCGGGATACCTCAGCACGCTCTACGGCTGA